The following proteins are co-located in the Deltaproteobacteria bacterium genome:
- a CDS encoding type II toxin-antitoxin system HicB family antitoxin: protein MKNTLKYKGHTGTVVFDADDHIFHGRLMGLTDIITFEGASVSELEKDFRSAVDEYLKTCKEINRLPEKPFSGRFMLRVPSELHCAIALAAKREGKSINAWIAEVCQQNAIA from the coding sequence ATGAAAAATACTCTAAAATACAAGGGACATACTGGAACGGTTGTGTTTGATGCCGACGACCATATTTTCCATGGCCGTCTCATGGGCCTTACGGATATTATAACTTTTGAAGGGGCATCGGTTTCAGAACTGGAAAAAGATTTTCGGTCTGCCGTGGACGAATACTTGAAAACCTGTAAAGAGATCAACCGGCTGCCTGAAAAGCCTTTCTCGGGTCGCTTTATGCTGCGAGTTCCTTCCGAACTTCATTGTGCTATCGCCCTAGCGGCCAAGAGGGAAGGCAAGAGCATCAACGCTTGGATTGCCGAAGTCTGTCAACAAAACGCCATTGCTTAG
- a CDS encoding YkgJ family cysteine cluster protein, with product MLEPMKPPEIFTYLERDAFSFACHSDLSCFTECCRDLNLVLTPYDILRLKKSLALTSADFLDQYTTIKPNEHNGFPAVLLKMQEDEGRRCPFVTPVGCRIYEDRPGACRIYPIGRGSSRTKGQEGAREIFFVVKEAHCRGFYEPKEWTVSDWSKDQGLEPYTFYNDLWTEIITHKGSLGPEEMVSQKLQMFFMASYNLDQFRQFVFKSTFLQRFLIPDETVRKMESDDEELLRLGLDWLKFVLFGEKVIPLK from the coding sequence ATGTTAGAACCTATGAAACCTCCTGAAATTTTTACCTATCTGGAAAGGGACGCCTTTTCATTTGCCTGCCATTCGGACCTTTCCTGTTTTACCGAATGTTGCCGGGACTTGAATCTGGTCCTGACTCCCTATGATATCCTCCGGCTCAAAAAAAGCCTGGCCTTGACATCAGCCGATTTTTTAGATCAATACACAACCATCAAACCCAATGAACATAATGGCTTTCCGGCTGTCTTGCTGAAAATGCAGGAGGACGAAGGCCGGAGGTGTCCCTTTGTCACGCCGGTCGGCTGCCGGATCTATGAGGACCGGCCCGGGGCCTGCCGCATTTATCCCATCGGCCGTGGTTCTTCCAGGACCAAAGGCCAGGAAGGCGCCAGGGAAATCTTTTTTGTAGTCAAAGAGGCCCATTGTCGGGGGTTTTATGAACCGAAGGAATGGACGGTTTCGGACTGGTCAAAGGACCAGGGGCTCGAACCCTATACCTTTTATAATGATCTTTGGACCGAAATCATCACCCACAAAGGCTCCTTGGGGCCAGAAGAGATGGTCTCCCAAAAGCTGCAGATGTTTTTTATGGCCAGCTACAACCTCGACCAGTTCCGCCAGTTTGTTTTCAAGAGTACTTTTTTACAACGCTTTCTCATCCCGGACGAAACCGTCCGAAAAATGGAATCGGACGATGAAGAACTTCTCAGGCTGGGCTTGGATTGGCTCAAATTCGTCCTCTTTGGGGAAAAGGTTATTCCTCTGAAATAG
- a CDS encoding YkgJ family cysteine cluster protein: protein MNENESAIKPVAPGEGIMPVHGTFNFQCGPGVKCFTRCCRDVTIVLTPYDILRLKNRLGIPSEDFIDQYTLPLTKSDSGLPVFILKMGDDADKRCPFVSAEQGCAVYSERPWACRMYPLDTREGDEGDEEYFITADPGQCLGLAENHSLTTEEWEKGQGLDIYKEVEELFNQVTSAQRIWGDHKLDGKVQNMVLLACYNTERFRKFVFESNFLKLFDLSPEEIEILKTDDLELLKLGFKWLQFGLLGRSTIPIREEVIKAKEKELGITLPKDDGLWKNPEIKTGK, encoded by the coding sequence ATGAACGAAAACGAATCAGCCATTAAACCGGTAGCTCCCGGAGAGGGAATCATGCCGGTCCATGGGACCTTTAATTTTCAATGCGGCCCCGGGGTTAAATGTTTTACCCGCTGTTGCCGGGATGTAACTATTGTTTTGACCCCTTACGATATCCTGCGTTTAAAAAACCGCCTGGGCATCCCTTCCGAGGATTTTATCGATCAGTATACCCTGCCCCTGACCAAAAGCGATTCCGGACTGCCTGTTTTTATACTGAAAATGGGGGATGATGCGGATAAACGCTGCCCTTTTGTTAGCGCCGAACAGGGGTGTGCCGTCTATTCCGAAAGGCCCTGGGCCTGCCGGATGTACCCTTTGGACACCCGTGAAGGAGATGAAGGGGACGAGGAATATTTTATAACCGCCGACCCCGGGCAATGCCTGGGATTAGCGGAAAATCACTCCCTGACCACCGAAGAGTGGGAAAAAGGACAAGGGCTGGATATCTATAAAGAGGTCGAAGAACTGTTCAATCAAGTCACCTCGGCCCAACGCATCTGGGGGGACCATAAGCTGGACGGCAAGGTCCAGAATATGGTCCTGCTGGCCTGTTACAACACCGAACGATTCAGAAAATTCGTCTTTGAAAGCAATTTTCTGAAGCTTTTCGATCTTTCTCCGGAAGAGATAGAAATACTCAAAACCGATGACCTGGAGCTGCTCAAGCTCGGCTTTAAATGGCTGCAATTCGGCCTCCTGGGAAGATCAACCATCCCCATCCGGGAAGAGGTCATAAAAGCCAAGGAAAAGGAATTGGGGATCACCTTGCCAAAGGATGACGGCCTCTGGAAAAACCCGGAAATCAAAACCGGCAAATAG
- the rtcA gene encoding RNA 3'-phosphate cyclase — MITIDGSYGEGGGQILRTALSLSVIFGIPVRIEQIRNNRKKPGLMPQHLTAVKALQEICQARVDGAVIGSKELSFEPGRVKPGEYSFDVGTAGSTSLIFQSLLLPLTLSGGDSLVRLKGGTHVPWSPPFHYLEWVFLPVLVRMGIQVQMKLKKWGWYPKGGGEIEARIKPVKQLMPLSLGQPWKPAWIKCFCASSHLPEHIREREKQQVEELLSPKALQAHYELIEGPSPGQGNIVFIAAGGGPGYAGFSSLGQRGKRAEQVAGEAVDSLLAFMESGASVEAHLADQLVPYLALAQGPSEILVQRISSHLKTNLWVVRQFCQVNITLSEEGMVGRLQIHLTGRTSIAS, encoded by the coding sequence ATGATAACCATCGACGGGAGTTACGGTGAGGGAGGCGGGCAGATCCTCAGGACCGCCCTTTCACTGTCTGTGATCTTTGGGATTCCGGTCAGGATCGAACAAATTCGTAATAATCGGAAAAAGCCCGGCCTCATGCCCCAACACCTGACGGCAGTTAAGGCCCTGCAGGAAATCTGTCAGGCCCGGGTAGATGGAGCGGTCATTGGTTCAAAGGAATTAAGCTTTGAGCCTGGAAGGGTTAAACCAGGAGAATATTCTTTTGATGTCGGTACGGCCGGCTCCACTTCTTTGATATTCCAGTCCCTCCTGCTTCCCCTGACCTTGTCCGGCGGCGATTCTCTGGTCCGCTTAAAAGGGGGCACCCATGTCCCTTGGAGCCCGCCTTTTCATTATCTGGAATGGGTCTTCCTTCCGGTTTTGGTCCGCATGGGGATTCAGGTCCAAATGAAATTAAAAAAATGGGGCTGGTATCCCAAGGGAGGCGGAGAGATCGAGGCCCGAATCAAACCAGTAAAGCAGTTAATGCCGCTTTCGTTGGGTCAACCCTGGAAACCCGCTTGGATTAAGTGCTTCTGTGCCTCCTCTCATCTTCCCGAGCATATCCGGGAACGGGAAAAACAGCAGGTTGAAGAACTTCTCAGCCCAAAAGCCCTCCAGGCCCACTATGAACTGATAGAAGGCCCTTCTCCGGGACAGGGGAATATCGTCTTTATTGCCGCCGGAGGAGGCCCGGGCTATGCCGGTTTTTCATCTCTGGGCCAGAGAGGGAAAAGGGCGGAGCAGGTGGCCGGTGAGGCGGTGGATTCTCTGCTGGCCTTTATGGAATCCGGTGCCTCGGTGGAAGCGCATTTGGCCGATCAGTTGGTCCCCTATCTGGCCCTGGCCCAAGGACCTTCGGAGATCCTGGTCCAGCGGATTTCCTCCCACCTTAAAACCAATCTCTGGGTGGTCCGGCAATTTTGCCAAGTAAACATTACGCTTTCAGAAGAGGGGATGGTTGGAAGATTGCAAATCCACCTGACAGGAAGGACGTCCATAGCTTCTTGA